A genomic region of Rhizobium sp. NXC24 contains the following coding sequences:
- a CDS encoding GntR family transcriptional regulator yields the protein MDRTSLVAELNSRGLRDAAMSGPLYKRLAQALTGLIQEGLLKSGAALPGERDLAEALQVGRVTVRTAYRDLLASGAIESRHGSGTFVSQRVERIEQSLWRLSSFSADMRSRGREPAARILSRSVSTPAPEESFLLGLGQDEPVLRLDRLRLADGQPLAIERAVVPIKFVGEDAVSEGSLYDALAGNGFKPVRALQRLTAVTLDPTSASILNVKAGAPALLIERISRLEDQRVVEYTRSHYRGDAYDFVAELRIGDDL from the coding sequence ATGGATAGAACCAGTTTAGTCGCTGAATTGAACAGTCGTGGCCTGCGCGACGCGGCCATGAGCGGCCCGTTGTACAAGCGCCTGGCGCAGGCGCTGACCGGGCTCATCCAGGAAGGCCTGCTGAAATCGGGAGCAGCGCTGCCGGGCGAGCGCGACCTGGCCGAGGCATTGCAGGTCGGCCGCGTCACGGTCCGCACCGCCTATCGCGATCTGCTGGCCTCCGGCGCGATCGAGTCACGCCATGGCAGCGGTACTTTCGTGTCGCAGCGCGTCGAGCGTATCGAACAATCGCTCTGGCGCCTCTCCTCCTTCTCCGCCGATATGCGCTCGCGCGGTCGCGAGCCGGCGGCAAGGATCCTGTCGCGCAGCGTCAGCACGCCGGCACCCGAAGAATCCTTTCTGCTCGGTCTCGGGCAGGACGAGCCCGTGCTGCGGCTCGATCGCTTGCGCCTGGCCGATGGCCAGCCGCTCGCCATCGAGCGCGCCGTCGTACCGATCAAATTCGTCGGCGAGGATGCGGTTTCCGAGGGTTCGCTCTATGATGCGCTGGCTGGAAACGGCTTCAAGCCGGTCCGGGCCCTGCAACGGCTGACAGCCGTGACGCTCGATCCGACCTCCGCGTCGATCCTCAACGTCAAAGCCGGCGCGCCCGCGCTTTTGATCGAACGTATTTCACGCCTGGAAGACCAGCGCGTCGTTGAATACACCCGCTCGCATTATCGCGGCGATGCCTATGATTTCGTTGCCGAATTGAGAATTGGAGATGACCTATGA